One part of the Luteibacter yeojuensis genome encodes these proteins:
- a CDS encoding XrtA/PEP-CTERM system exopolysaccharide export protein yields the protein MKVWNRVATLAAALLLGACATGGSTSPPPQASAENQAVDAYLIGVDDQLQVTVWHNPDLSVSVPVRPDGKVTVPLVGDIAAGGRTTEQVGAEIQQKLAQYIRDPQVAVILTALRSHEYLSRVRVTGAVRSPISIPFRQGMTVLDAVLAAGGTTEFAAPDRTELYRRGQAGETQSYAVRLQKILQQGDLASNYPVQPGDVITVPQRAF from the coding sequence ATGAAGGTCTGGAATCGCGTCGCCACACTTGCCGCAGCCCTGCTTTTGGGCGCCTGCGCCACCGGCGGAAGCACGTCTCCGCCACCCCAGGCCTCTGCCGAGAACCAGGCCGTCGACGCATACCTCATCGGTGTCGACGACCAGCTCCAGGTGACGGTATGGCACAACCCCGACCTCAGTGTCAGCGTGCCCGTCCGGCCCGATGGTAAGGTCACGGTACCGCTGGTCGGCGACATCGCCGCAGGCGGGCGCACCACCGAACAGGTGGGCGCGGAGATCCAGCAGAAGCTGGCGCAGTACATCCGCGATCCACAGGTGGCGGTGATCCTCACCGCGTTGCGCAGCCACGAATACCTTTCGCGGGTGCGCGTCACCGGTGCCGTGCGCAGTCCCATTTCCATTCCTTTCCGGCAGGGCATGACGGTGCTCGACGCGGTACTCGCGGCGGGCGGTACGACGGAATTCGCCGCACCGGATCGCACCGAGCTGTATCGCCGCGGACAAGCCGGCGAAACCCAGTCCTATGCGGTGCGTCTGCAGAAAATCCTCCAACAGGGCGATCTGGCGAGCAACTACCCGGTGCAACCGGGCGACGTGATCACCGTTCCGCAACGTGCATTCTGA
- a CDS encoding DUF6587 family protein gives MTTFELVQGAIVAVAVAASACVAFRKLLPKTSTRWMARVSARLNREGRPGVVRFLGRRFQPAAATGSCGDGCGSCNSCGPAAPPPTEAQPLHFKPRS, from the coding sequence ATGACGACGTTCGAACTTGTGCAGGGCGCGATCGTCGCTGTCGCCGTCGCGGCGAGCGCCTGCGTGGCTTTCCGCAAGCTGCTGCCGAAGACCTCGACGCGGTGGATGGCACGCGTGTCGGCCCGCCTGAACCGCGAGGGCCGCCCCGGCGTCGTGCGTTTCCTCGGTCGCCGCTTCCAGCCCGCGGCCGCGACGGGCAGCTGCGGCGACGGCTGCGGTTCGTGCAACAGCTGCGGCCCGGCGGCACCGCCGCCTACCGAAGCCCAGCCGCTGCATTTCAAACCGCGCAGCTGA
- a CDS encoding FeoA domain-containing protein, producing MRLSDAPKGAQAVVQSVTDAHPADPIAQRLRDLGFVAGEPVRLVARGPLGGDPLLIQIGATRFALRKTEAARVEVSVGGAA from the coding sequence GTGCGCCTCTCAGACGCGCCGAAAGGTGCCCAAGCCGTGGTCCAGTCCGTCACCGATGCCCATCCCGCCGACCCGATCGCGCAACGCCTGCGCGACCTGGGCTTCGTGGCTGGCGAGCCGGTGAGGCTGGTGGCCCGCGGCCCCCTCGGCGGCGATCCACTGCTGATCCAGATCGGCGCCACGCGCTTCGCCTTGCGCAAGACCGAGGCGGCCCGCGTGGAAGTATCCGTGGGCGGTGCGGCATGA
- a CDS encoding XrtA system polysaccharide chain length determinant: protein MSGDMVPLSGMLPALVGEARRRRIAMGVMFAAIALAALAVGSVWPKKYEASTTILAQEASIITPLMEGAASATANKNRAGIARDVVFSRKVLDEILKTGGWLATRPSPLERDKIVEGIKARTKIANNRDNLITISYFDSDPKRAFEVTRAFGQLFISESLASKQRESREAYEFINSQVEAYRTKLTDAEDKLKAYRDANADARPGSETDTNARISQLRTQIENNRMDYMQKQSQAGVLQSQLNGESEVNAVQTVGGIYQAQLADLQGQLDKLRLNYTDEYPDVIRLRHQIEDLRKQAQAADAQRALGGALPLDHAVTMNPVYQQMRLQLAAVRSDAAASAARVAASESMLQAELERSKRIANSENVTAELTRDYTVNRDVYQDLLKRRENARVSMNLDAEQRGLTFLVQNPAVMPLVPSGLRFMHFSLAGLALSLAIPFGLLFAVARFDPRIRSVAQLEQAIGFPVLATIPFYPTPRDRRRAQFHNMTLALIVAGVGAVYLLVFWLRMKG from the coding sequence ATGAGCGGCGATATGGTTCCTCTCTCGGGCATGTTGCCCGCGCTGGTCGGCGAAGCGCGCAGACGGCGTATCGCGATGGGCGTGATGTTCGCGGCGATCGCGCTCGCGGCCCTGGCCGTGGGCTCGGTCTGGCCGAAGAAGTACGAAGCGTCCACGACGATCCTCGCCCAGGAAGCGAGCATCATCACGCCGTTGATGGAAGGCGCGGCGTCGGCCACGGCCAACAAGAACCGCGCCGGCATCGCCCGCGACGTGGTCTTCAGCCGCAAGGTGCTCGACGAGATCCTGAAGACCGGCGGCTGGCTGGCAACCCGTCCCTCGCCGCTGGAACGCGACAAGATCGTCGAGGGCATCAAGGCGCGGACGAAGATCGCCAACAACCGCGACAACCTCATCACCATCAGCTATTTCGACTCCGATCCAAAGCGGGCCTTCGAGGTCACCCGCGCCTTCGGCCAGCTGTTCATCAGCGAGAGCCTCGCTTCGAAGCAGCGCGAAAGCCGCGAGGCCTATGAGTTCATCAACAGCCAGGTGGAAGCGTATCGCACGAAGCTCACCGACGCGGAAGACAAGCTGAAGGCTTATCGCGACGCCAACGCGGACGCGCGCCCGGGCAGCGAGACCGACACCAATGCGCGGATCAGCCAGTTGCGTACGCAGATCGAAAACAACCGCATGGATTACATGCAGAAGCAGTCGCAGGCCGGGGTGCTGCAGTCGCAGCTCAACGGCGAATCCGAGGTCAACGCGGTGCAGACGGTGGGCGGCATTTACCAGGCCCAGCTTGCCGATCTGCAGGGCCAGTTGGACAAGCTGCGGCTGAACTACACCGACGAGTACCCGGACGTGATCCGTCTTCGCCACCAGATCGAGGACCTGCGCAAACAGGCCCAGGCCGCCGACGCGCAACGCGCACTCGGCGGGGCCTTGCCGCTGGACCATGCGGTGACCATGAACCCGGTGTACCAGCAGATGCGGCTGCAGCTGGCCGCCGTGCGCAGCGACGCCGCGGCGAGCGCGGCGCGGGTCGCGGCCAGTGAATCGATGCTCCAGGCGGAACTGGAGCGGAGCAAGCGCATCGCCAATTCGGAGAACGTCACGGCGGAACTCACCCGCGACTACACGGTGAACCGCGACGTCTACCAGGACCTCCTGAAGCGTCGCGAGAACGCCCGCGTGTCGATGAACCTCGACGCCGAGCAGCGGGGGCTCACCTTCCTGGTGCAGAATCCGGCCGTGATGCCACTGGTTCCATCGGGCCTGCGCTTCATGCACTTCAGCCTGGCGGGTCTCGCCCTTTCCCTCGCCATTCCGTTCGGACTCCTCTTCGCGGTGGCGCGCTTCGATCCACGTATCCGTTCCGTGGCACAGCTGGAACAGGCCATCGGCTTCCCGGTGCTGGCGACCATCCCTTTCTATCCCACCCCGCGCGATCGCCGCCGCGCCCAGTTCCACAACATGACGCTCGCCCTGATCGTCGCGGGTGTCGGCGCCGTATACCTCCTGGTGTTCTGGCTGAGGATGAAGGGTTGA
- a CDS encoding outer membrane protein assembly factor BamE, with protein MKRAIVVAAVVTGLAGCQGMAAKIARLDVGTSRSEVIERLGRPDSDRSIIGYEVLSWLDRRPGRFSFSHKDYTVVLKDDRVVQFGPGLIRRDGKTSLQIETDDP; from the coding sequence ATGAAACGAGCGATCGTCGTGGCGGCTGTCGTGACCGGGCTCGCCGGATGTCAGGGCATGGCGGCGAAGATCGCCAGGCTCGACGTGGGCACGTCGCGCAGCGAAGTCATCGAGCGTCTCGGTCGCCCCGATTCCGATCGCAGCATCATCGGCTATGAGGTGCTGAGTTGGCTCGACCGGCGGCCGGGCCGCTTTTCGTTCTCGCACAAGGATTACACCGTCGTGTTGAAAGACGACAGGGTGGTGCAGTTCGGGCCCGGCCTGATCCGCCGGGACGGCAAGACGTCGCTGCAGATCGAAACCGACGATCCCTAG
- the feoB gene encoding ferrous iron transport protein B, with protein sequence MSAVPMRIALVGNPNCGKTALFNQLTGGRQKVANYAGVTVERKEGRFLAPSGRTLHVLDLPGAYSFDATSPDEAITRDVCRGRYPGEAAPDLIVCVADATNLRLHLRFVLEVRRLGRPVVLALNMMDAARRRGIVIDVARLSQRLGVPVVETIAVRRGGAKALIERIDASVPDIVPAPIDEAGVEALHAEVRAILADTVTLPRDTVAIDDAIDRWALHPVFGLAILATLMFFIFQAVFSWAQPVMDGIEAGIAALGTFVTGFLPEGSALHSLLNDGVFAGLGAVLVFLPQILILFLFILVLEESGYLPRAAFLLDRMMFRVGLTGRAFIPLLSSFACAIPGIMATRSIQDPRDRLTTILVAPLMTCSARLPVYTLLIAAFIPSRSVWGVFNLQGIVLFTLYFAGIFSALGVAFVMKRLRKDKSEHALIMELPSYRLPNVRDIALGLWERAVIFLKRVGGIILALTVLLWFLSSFPGPPPGATEPAIDYSIAGRLGRLLEYVFSPIGFNWQICVALVPGLAAREVAVAALGTVYAMSGSDDALASQLGPVIAHQWTLATALSLLAWYVFAPQCMSTLAVIRRETNSWKNVAIAAGYLFSLAYLASLATYQIARALS encoded by the coding sequence ATGAGCGCCGTCCCGATGCGGATCGCCCTCGTCGGCAATCCCAATTGCGGCAAGACGGCGCTGTTCAACCAGCTCACCGGCGGCCGTCAGAAAGTGGCCAACTACGCCGGCGTGACGGTGGAGCGCAAGGAGGGGCGTTTCCTCGCGCCCTCCGGCCGCACGCTGCACGTCCTCGATCTTCCGGGAGCATACAGCTTCGACGCCACCAGTCCGGACGAGGCGATCACCCGCGATGTCTGCCGCGGGCGCTACCCGGGCGAAGCCGCACCCGACCTCATCGTCTGCGTCGCCGACGCCACCAACCTGCGCCTGCACCTGCGCTTCGTGCTCGAAGTGCGCCGCCTCGGCCGCCCGGTGGTGCTCGCGCTGAACATGATGGACGCGGCACGCCGACGCGGCATCGTCATCGACGTCGCCCGGTTGTCGCAGCGCCTTGGCGTGCCGGTGGTCGAAACGATCGCCGTGCGTCGCGGCGGCGCGAAGGCGCTGATCGAGCGCATCGACGCGAGCGTGCCGGACATCGTGCCGGCGCCGATCGACGAGGCCGGTGTCGAGGCGCTGCACGCCGAGGTGCGCGCGATTCTCGCGGACACCGTCACGTTGCCGCGCGACACGGTCGCCATCGACGACGCCATCGACCGCTGGGCACTGCATCCCGTCTTCGGCCTGGCGATCCTCGCCACGCTCATGTTCTTCATCTTCCAGGCCGTGTTCTCCTGGGCGCAGCCGGTGATGGACGGCATCGAGGCCGGCATCGCCGCGCTCGGTACGTTCGTCACGGGTTTCCTGCCCGAGGGCAGCGCGCTGCACAGCCTGCTCAACGACGGCGTGTTCGCCGGCCTCGGCGCGGTGCTGGTGTTCCTGCCGCAGATCCTGATCCTGTTCCTCTTCATCCTCGTGCTCGAGGAATCGGGCTACCTGCCGCGCGCGGCCTTCCTGCTCGACCGCATGATGTTCCGCGTGGGCCTTACCGGCCGTGCCTTCATTCCGCTGCTGTCGAGCTTCGCCTGCGCCATTCCCGGCATCATGGCCACCCGCAGCATCCAGGATCCGCGCGACCGCCTCACCACGATCCTCGTCGCCCCGCTGATGACCTGTTCGGCGCGCCTGCCGGTCTACACGCTGCTCATCGCCGCGTTCATCCCGAGCCGCAGTGTGTGGGGCGTGTTCAACCTGCAGGGCATCGTCCTCTTCACGCTCTACTTCGCGGGCATCTTCAGCGCGCTGGGTGTCGCCTTCGTGATGAAGCGGCTGCGCAAGGACAAGAGCGAGCACGCGCTCATCATGGAGCTGCCGTCATACCGGCTGCCGAACGTCCGCGACATCGCGCTCGGCCTGTGGGAGAGGGCGGTGATCTTCCTGAAGCGCGTGGGCGGCATCATCCTCGCGCTCACCGTGCTGCTTTGGTTCCTTTCCAGCTTCCCGGGGCCGCCGCCAGGTGCCACGGAACCCGCCATCGATTACAGCATCGCGGGGCGTCTCGGCCGCCTGCTCGAATACGTGTTCTCGCCGATCGGCTTCAACTGGCAGATCTGCGTGGCGCTCGTGCCCGGCCTCGCCGCGCGCGAAGTGGCGGTGGCCGCGCTGGGCACGGTCTACGCCATGTCCGGCAGCGACGATGCGCTTGCCTCGCAACTGGGGCCGGTGATCGCCCACCAGTGGACGCTGGCCACCGCGCTTTCGTTGCTGGCCTGGTACGTGTTCGCACCGCAGTGCATGTCCACGCTCGCCGTGATCCGCCGCGAAACCAATTCGTGGAAGAACGTCGCCATCGCGGCGGGTTACCTGTTCAGCCTCGCCTACCTTGCCTCGTTGGCGACGTACCAGATCGCGAGGGCACTCTCATGA
- the ispG gene encoding flavodoxin-dependent (E)-4-hydroxy-3-methylbut-2-enyl-diphosphate synthase: MTEDLSSRPRPAEAGARRPSTGVLIDRVQVGGGAPIVVQSMTNTDTEDPASTAKQVAELARAGSEMVRITVNTPAAAAAVPRIRERLDMMGVSVPLIGDFHYNGHQLLEGEPACAEALAKYRINPGNVGFGKKKDAQFASIIEMAIRYGKPVRIGANWGSLDQSMVATLMDENAHRADPWDASHVAREALIRSALDSAARAEDLGLPRDRIILSCKVSGVQELIAVYRDLARRGDYALHLGLTEAGMGSKGIAASSAALAVLLQEGIGDTIRISLTPEPGQSRTTEVIVAQELLQTMGLRAFTPLVTACPGCGRTTSEFFQELAKTVQGHVREKMPLWRVKYDGVENLTLAVMGCVVNGPGESRHANIGISLPGNGEAPSAPVFIDGEKAMTLRGENIAEEFVAILDNYVETRYAARGD; the protein is encoded by the coding sequence ATGACCGAAGACCTCTCCAGCCGCCCGCGTCCCGCGGAAGCCGGCGCACGCCGCCCCAGCACGGGTGTCCTGATCGACCGCGTCCAGGTCGGCGGGGGTGCGCCCATCGTCGTCCAGTCGATGACGAACACCGATACCGAGGATCCGGCCTCCACCGCGAAGCAGGTGGCCGAGCTGGCGCGGGCAGGTTCCGAGATGGTGCGCATCACGGTGAATACGCCAGCCGCCGCCGCCGCGGTTCCACGCATCCGCGAGCGCCTGGACATGATGGGCGTGTCGGTGCCGCTCATCGGCGATTTCCACTACAACGGCCACCAGCTCCTCGAAGGCGAGCCCGCGTGTGCCGAGGCGCTGGCGAAATATCGCATCAACCCGGGTAACGTCGGCTTCGGCAAGAAGAAGGATGCCCAGTTCGCCTCGATCATCGAGATGGCGATCCGCTACGGAAAGCCCGTGCGCATCGGCGCCAACTGGGGATCGCTCGACCAGTCCATGGTCGCGACCCTGATGGACGAGAACGCCCATCGCGCCGATCCCTGGGACGCCAGCCACGTGGCACGCGAGGCGTTGATCCGTTCGGCGCTGGATTCCGCGGCGCGCGCGGAAGACCTCGGCCTGCCGCGCGACCGCATCATCCTGTCGTGCAAGGTCTCCGGCGTGCAGGAACTCATTGCCGTCTACCGCGACCTCGCGCGCCGCGGCGATTACGCGCTGCACCTCGGCCTTACCGAGGCGGGCATGGGCTCCAAGGGCATCGCGGCCTCCAGCGCCGCCCTGGCCGTGCTGCTGCAGGAAGGCATCGGCGACACCATCCGCATCTCGCTCACGCCGGAACCGGGCCAGTCGCGCACGACCGAAGTCATCGTCGCACAGGAACTGCTCCAGACCATGGGCCTGCGCGCCTTCACGCCGCTGGTCACGGCCTGCCCGGGCTGCGGCCGTACCACCAGCGAGTTCTTCCAGGAGCTGGCGAAGACGGTGCAGGGCCATGTGCGGGAGAAGATGCCGCTGTGGCGCGTGAAATACGACGGAGTGGAGAACCTCACCCTGGCCGTGATGGGCTGCGTGGTGAACGGGCCGGGCGAGTCGCGGCACGCCAACATCGGCATCTCGCTGCCGGGTAATGGCGAAGCGCCTTCGGCACCCGTGTTCATCGACGGCGAGAAGGCGATGACGCTGCGCGGCGAGAACATCGCGGAGGAGTTCGTCGCGATCCTCGACAACTACGTGGAAACCCGTTACGCCGCCCGCGGCGACTGA
- a CDS encoding YdcF family protein: protein MIEVMDMAARLTHPAVQALLLGIVSLVLVVRRRPMAAAWSGAVALAWLWVASTPAVALALRDTLAAPAPDHPARADAIVVLGGETLPRIDWSQPTTRAGKGLALWRDGYAPLLLVSGRDQARTLAEGYAAAGVPMQDLRVDGSSRNTHENARNSATLLAASGASDILLVTSAIHMRRAAASFRKEGVNVSPVPASDAHAVLLLAPRWLPRRDALTLTARCLRERLALWVYHLRGWA from the coding sequence TTGATCGAGGTCATGGACATGGCGGCGCGCCTCACCCATCCGGCGGTGCAGGCCTTGCTGCTCGGCATCGTCTCCCTCGTCCTGGTCGTCCGCCGGCGCCCCATGGCCGCGGCATGGTCCGGCGCCGTCGCGCTGGCCTGGCTCTGGGTCGCATCCACGCCGGCGGTAGCGCTGGCGTTGCGCGACACCCTGGCGGCACCCGCCCCGGATCATCCCGCCCGTGCCGATGCCATCGTCGTCCTCGGCGGCGAAACCCTTCCCCGGATCGACTGGTCGCAACCGACCACGCGTGCCGGCAAGGGCCTCGCCTTATGGCGCGACGGCTACGCACCCCTGTTGCTGGTGTCGGGCAGGGACCAGGCGCGCACCTTGGCCGAAGGCTACGCGGCGGCGGGGGTGCCCATGCAGGATCTGCGCGTGGACGGAAGCAGCCGGAACACGCACGAGAACGCGCGCAACTCGGCGACCCTCCTCGCTGCGAGCGGAGCATCCGACATCCTGCTGGTGACCTCGGCGATCCACATGCGCCGCGCCGCGGCATCGTTCCGGAAGGAAGGAGTGAACGTATCGCCGGTGCCCGCGTCCGACGCGCATGCCGTGTTGCTCCTGGCACCCCGCTGGCTACCCCGGCGCGACGCCCTGACCCTCACCGCACGGTGCCTTCGGGAACGCCTAGCCCTTTGGGTCTATCACTTACGCGGCTGGGCCTGA
- the dacB gene encoding D-alanyl-D-alanine carboxypeptidase/D-alanyl-D-alanine endopeptidase, translating to MARLICLVAGLLLASIANGRTLAQRIDDHLAEPRFAAASWGVSVVSLDDGRTVYAHDAGRLLLPASTAKLYTAAFALDRLGADYRTHTDVLMSGELRKGRLRGDLVLRGGGDPTLAGSAWADRLAATVRDRGIRRVDGAVVGDDTVFAGPPIGNGWEASDLQAYYGAQAGGLDIDENTMTATVSAGGVAVQPEDAAVAIALDPATPFEVYRAPGTATVHVLGADGERLPSRTSRLSLPDPALTAARRLRAALESQGVRVDGEARSVLWPVTAPEGETIASWPSPPLATILREGLKRSQNLYLQSVFLLSAPAPNDQRGGSAEDRASAALAAWLAARGIGPTSTTMVEGTGLSRHDLTTAASLTHLLATMDASPLAALWRGLLPVAGVDGTLANRMRDTAAQGNVVAKTGSMSFVNALAGYVTTKDGQRLAFAIVLNNYRAPQRSAEPVKPVSAEVDAIAVMLAETTERL from the coding sequence ATGGCTCGCCTGATATGCCTCGTCGCGGGATTGCTGCTGGCGAGCATCGCCAATGGCCGGACGCTTGCCCAACGCATCGACGACCACCTCGCCGAGCCGCGGTTCGCCGCGGCCTCGTGGGGCGTTTCCGTGGTTTCCCTGGACGATGGCCGCACCGTCTACGCGCATGATGCCGGCCGCCTGCTCCTTCCCGCATCGACGGCCAAGCTCTATACCGCGGCCTTCGCCCTGGACCGGCTAGGTGCCGACTACCGCACGCACACCGACGTCCTGATGAGCGGCGAACTGCGCAAGGGACGGCTGCGTGGCGACCTGGTCCTTCGCGGCGGCGGCGACCCGACGCTCGCGGGAAGCGCATGGGCCGACCGGCTCGCCGCCACCGTGCGCGATCGCGGCATCCGGCGTGTCGACGGTGCCGTCGTCGGCGACGACACCGTGTTCGCGGGTCCGCCCATCGGCAACGGCTGGGAGGCCTCCGACCTGCAGGCGTATTACGGCGCACAGGCCGGTGGTCTCGACATCGACGAGAACACGATGACGGCCACCGTATCGGCCGGCGGCGTCGCCGTGCAGCCTGAGGATGCGGCCGTCGCCATCGCACTCGATCCGGCGACGCCCTTCGAGGTCTACCGCGCTCCCGGCACCGCCACCGTGCACGTGCTCGGCGCGGACGGCGAGCGCTTGCCGTCGCGAACCTCCCGCCTTTCCCTTCCCGATCCCGCCCTCACCGCCGCTCGCCGGCTGCGCGCGGCGCTCGAAAGCCAGGGCGTCCGTGTGGATGGCGAAGCGCGGAGCGTGCTGTGGCCGGTGACGGCACCGGAGGGCGAAACGATCGCCTCCTGGCCTTCGCCGCCGCTCGCAACGATCCTGCGCGAAGGCCTGAAGCGCTCGCAGAACCTGTACCTGCAGAGCGTGTTCCTGCTGAGCGCTCCCGCCCCGAACGACCAGCGCGGCGGCTCGGCCGAAGATCGCGCCTCGGCGGCGTTGGCGGCATGGCTGGCCGCGCGCGGCATCGGGCCCACGTCCACCACGATGGTGGAAGGTACCGGCCTGTCCCGCCACGACCTCACCACCGCGGCCTCGCTCACCCACCTGCTGGCAACCATGGACGCTTCGCCGCTCGCCGCACTGTGGCGCGGCCTGCTTCCCGTCGCCGGCGTCGACGGCACGCTGGCGAACCGCATGCGCGATACCGCCGCGCAAGGCAATGTCGTCGCCAAGACGGGCAGCATGAGCTTCGTCAACGCGCTGGCGGGTTATGTGACGACGAAGGACGGGCAACGCCTGGCCTTCGCGATCGTCCTCAACAACTATCGCGCACCGCAACGCAGCGCGGAGCCGGTGAAGCCGGTCTCGGCGGAAGTGGATGCCATCGCGGTGATGCTCGCGGAAACGACCGAACGGCTGTGA
- a CDS encoding enoyl-CoA hydratase-related protein, translating to MSAVELVRKGVVAHLVMNRPEVHNAFDDGLIADLTVALAEVEADDGVRAVVLTGAGASFSAGADLRWMRGMAKASEDENREDSLRLATLMRRLQFLAKPTVARVNGAAFGGGVGLVACCDIAVAAEGAKFALSEVKLGLVPAVISPYVVAAIGLRHARRLFLTGEVFDTNAALGMGLVHEAVAAGELDAAVERVLGLLAKGGPVAQDEAKRLALGMGGMTLTDMAHVDAENAALIARLRVSPEGQDGLSAFLDKGQPSWLA from the coding sequence ATGTCAGCCGTCGAATTGGTCCGCAAGGGTGTCGTCGCCCACCTGGTCATGAACCGCCCGGAGGTGCACAACGCGTTCGACGACGGCCTGATCGCGGACCTGACGGTCGCCCTCGCGGAAGTCGAGGCCGACGACGGCGTGCGAGCGGTCGTGCTGACCGGCGCGGGCGCCAGCTTCTCGGCCGGCGCCGATCTGCGCTGGATGCGCGGCATGGCGAAGGCCTCCGAGGACGAGAACCGCGAGGATTCGCTGCGCCTCGCCACCCTGATGCGCCGTCTGCAATTTCTTGCGAAGCCCACCGTCGCCCGGGTGAACGGGGCTGCCTTCGGCGGCGGCGTGGGACTGGTGGCCTGCTGCGACATCGCCGTCGCGGCCGAAGGGGCGAAATTTGCCTTGTCCGAGGTGAAGTTGGGACTCGTTCCGGCAGTGATTTCTCCTTACGTGGTCGCGGCCATCGGCCTGCGCCATGCGCGCCGGCTGTTCCTCACCGGCGAGGTGTTCGACACGAATGCGGCCTTGGGCATGGGCCTGGTCCATGAAGCGGTCGCGGCCGGGGAACTCGACGCGGCGGTCGAACGCGTGCTCGGGCTGCTGGCCAAGGGAGGGCCCGTCGCCCAGGACGAAGCGAAGCGGCTGGCCCTCGGCATGGGCGGCATGACACTGACGGACATGGCGCATGTCGACGCGGAGAACGCCGCGCTGATCGCACGCCTCCGCGTGTCGCCGGAAGGCCAGGACGGCCTCTCCGCCTTCCTCGACAAGGGCCAGCCTTCATGGCTCGCCTGA
- a CDS encoding phospholipase D-like domain-containing protein encodes MNVRHRTTGFSNRLFAEQALSRSAGAPLIGGNAVELLIDAQAHFDAWLAAIASARRHVFLENYIVRDDAIGQAFRDALVERAKAGVFVAVIADWAGCLGQSRSSFWNPLRQAGGQVRIYNPPTLGSSFGWVSRDHRKVLVVDGEVGFLSGVCISEKWLGDPGRDVPPWRDTGVTLRGPAVAEIEHAFADSWRESGAPLAEDERLSPPVELREAGDVSLRVIATHPSTAGMYRLDQMVAAMATQTLWLTDAYFVGVAPYVQALSAAARDGVDVRLLVPGTSDIPMVASMSRSGYRPLLKAGIRVFEWNGSMLHAKTAVADGRWARVGSSNLNIASWLSNREIDVAIEDARFAGQLAAQYEKDLENATEILLRGRHPRSGKDRMRSRSPRPPRPRGTGGSSSRAAAGALRIANTVGAAITQHRVLGETETGPVLAGAATSLALTVLAILWPAVIAWPLALIGAWFTVNLAVSWWTLRARRTRRADDDPAP; translated from the coding sequence ATGAACGTCCGCCACCGCACCACCGGGTTTTCCAACCGCCTGTTCGCCGAGCAGGCACTGAGCCGCAGCGCCGGCGCGCCCCTGATCGGCGGAAACGCCGTGGAACTGCTGATCGACGCCCAGGCGCATTTCGACGCATGGCTCGCGGCCATCGCCTCCGCCCGGCGTCACGTGTTCCTCGAGAATTACATCGTCCGCGACGACGCGATCGGGCAGGCCTTCCGCGATGCCCTCGTGGAACGGGCGAAGGCCGGCGTGTTCGTCGCGGTCATCGCGGACTGGGCAGGCTGCCTGGGCCAGTCCCGTTCCTCGTTCTGGAATCCCTTGCGCCAGGCCGGCGGGCAGGTCCGCATCTACAACCCGCCGACACTCGGCAGCTCGTTCGGCTGGGTGAGCCGGGACCACCGCAAGGTACTGGTGGTGGATGGCGAGGTGGGTTTCCTGTCCGGCGTCTGCATCAGCGAGAAATGGCTCGGCGACCCTGGGCGCGACGTTCCGCCCTGGCGCGATACCGGCGTGACGTTGCGCGGGCCCGCCGTCGCGGAGATCGAGCACGCGTTCGCCGACAGTTGGCGTGAAAGTGGCGCCCCCCTGGCCGAGGACGAACGGCTATCGCCGCCGGTCGAGCTACGCGAGGCCGGCGATGTCTCCTTGCGCGTGATCGCCACGCATCCCAGCACGGCGGGCATGTACCGCCTCGACCAGATGGTCGCCGCGATGGCCACGCAGACGCTATGGCTCACCGACGCCTATTTCGTCGGCGTGGCGCCGTACGTGCAGGCGCTGTCCGCGGCGGCGCGCGACGGCGTGGACGTGCGCCTGCTGGTGCCGGGCACCAGCGACATTCCCATGGTGGCGAGCATGTCGCGCTCCGGCTACCGCCCCCTGCTGAAGGCGGGTATCCGCGTCTTCGAATGGAATGGCTCGATGCTGCATGCGAAGACGGCCGTGGCCGACGGACGTTGGGCGCGCGTGGGCTCCTCCAACCTGAACATCGCCAGCTGGCTCAGCAACCGCGAGATCGACGTGGCCATCGAGGATGCCCGCTTCGCGGGCCAGCTCGCCGCGCAGTATGAAAAAGACCTGGAGAACGCGACCGAGATCCTGCTTCGCGGACGGCATCCGCGGTCGGGCAAGGACCGCATGCGCAGCCGCTCGCCCCGCCCGCCCCGGCCCCGTGGGACCGGAGGGAGTTCGAGCCGTGCGGCGGCGGGTGCCTTGCGCATCGCCAACACCGTGGGCGCCGCCATCACCCAGCACCGCGTGCTGGGAGAGACGGAAACCGGGCCGGTGCTCGCCGGCGCGGCGACGTCGCTCGCACTGACCGTGCTGGCGATCCTGTGGCCGGCGGTCATCGCGTGGCCGCTGGCACTGATCGGCGCGTGGTTCACGGTCAACCTGGCGGTGAGCTGGTGGACCCTGCGCGCACGACGCACGCGCCGCGCCGACGACGACCCGGCGCCATAG